The Actinoplanes sp. N902-109 genomic interval AGGCAACTTCCTTCACTGTGTAGTAGCTTCACTGTAAAGCTTGATGGACAGGAGTGAAGCCGGACATGACATCATCACGTGCAGTCATCTCAGGGGCCAGCATCGCCGGGCTCTCGGCCGCGTTCTGGCTGCGCCGCATCGGCTGGGACGTCACCGTCATCGAGCGGGCGCCGAGCTTCCGCGACGGTGGCCAGAACGTCGACGTACGGGGCGTCGCCCGCGAGGTGCTCGACCGGATGGGGCTGTTCGACGCGGTCAAGGCGCAGAACACCACCGAGACCGGGACGGTGCTGGTGGACGCCTCCGGCAGGGTGCGGGCCGAACTGCCGTCGGACGGGCCGGACGGTGCCACCGCCGAACTCGAGGTGCTGCGTGGTGATCTGGCCCGCACGATCCTCGACGCTCTGCCCGACGGGGTCACGTTCCGCTATGGCGACACGATCGAGGACGTGACCGACGGCCCCGACGACATCGCGATCACCTGCTCGTCCGGCCGGTCGCTGCGGGCGGACCTGCTGGTCATCGCCGAGGGCGTGCGCTCGGCGACCCGCGACAGACTCTTCGGCGCCGCGGTCGAGCGGCGGGAGCTGGGCATCACCATGGTGTTCGGGACGATCCCGCGCACGCCCGCCGACGACGACCGCTGGCGGTGGTACAACACGACCGGCGGGCGCCAGATCCATCTGCGGCCCGACAACCACGGCACGACCCGCGCGATCCTCTCGTACGCCCGCAGTGCCGATCTGACCGGTCTGCGCCGGGCCGAGGCCCTGGCCCAGGTGCGGGAACGCTACGCCGACGCGGGCTGGGAGGCGCCCCGGGTCCTGGCCGGCTTCGACACTTCCGACGACGTCTACCTCGACCACCTCACCCAGATCCGGATGAAGACGTGGCACCGCGGCCGGGTGGTCCTGGCCGGCGACGCGGGCTGGTGCGTCACCCCGATGGGCGGTGGCGGGGCGTCACTCGCGCTCACCAGCGGCTACGTGCTCGCTGCCTTCCTGAGCCAGGACCCGCACAAGGCCCTTCCCGCGTACGAGGAATGGCTGCGGCCCCTCGTCGACGACGTGCAGAAACTGCCACCGGGCATCGAACACTTCGCCTATCCGCAGACGCGCCTGGGCCTGGCGGCACGCGGCGTGCTCGACCGGATCCTGACGTCGCCGCTGTTCCGTCCGCTCACGGCGAAACTCACCCAGGTCGCGGAGACAGACCGAGCTCTGCCGGCGCTTGCCCGGCAGCCTCGGGACAGCCCAGCCGACCCCGGGTGACCACGAGCAGAACACCGGCGAGCACCCCGTA includes:
- a CDS encoding FAD-dependent monooxygenase; this encodes MTSSRAVISGASIAGLSAAFWLRRIGWDVTVIERAPSFRDGGQNVDVRGVAREVLDRMGLFDAVKAQNTTETGTVLVDASGRVRAELPSDGPDGATAELEVLRGDLARTILDALPDGVTFRYGDTIEDVTDGPDDIAITCSSGRSLRADLLVIAEGVRSATRDRLFGAAVERRELGITMVFGTIPRTPADDDRWRWYNTTGGRQIHLRPDNHGTTRAILSYARSADLTGLRRAEALAQVRERYADAGWEAPRVLAGFDTSDDVYLDHLTQIRMKTWHRGRVVLAGDAGWCVTPMGGGGASLALTSGYVLAAFLSQDPHKALPAYEEWLRPLVDDVQKLPPGIEHFAYPQTRLGLAARGVLDRILTSPLFRPLTAKLTQVAETDRALPALARQPRDSPADPG